Proteins from a genomic interval of Amycolatopsis sp. cg13:
- a CDS encoding Asp23/Gls24 family envelope stress response protein, with protein MPTPNRPDVPTAVSSAALTSVEQTDTAGRTTISSLVVQKIAALSAREVAGVHALGGGVSRAIGAIRDRIPGSGATSTAGVSVEVGEKQAAIDLDVVVEYGARIAEVARDVRRNVITAVEQITALEVIEVNISVNDIHLPGEEDEPESSRVE; from the coding sequence ATGCCGACCCCGAACCGGCCCGATGTGCCGACTGCTGTTTCGTCTGCCGCGCTGACTTCGGTCGAGCAGACGGACACCGCTGGGCGCACCACGATTTCGTCGCTGGTCGTGCAGAAGATCGCGGCGCTTTCGGCGCGCGAGGTCGCCGGAGTGCACGCGCTCGGCGGCGGGGTCTCGCGGGCGATCGGGGCCATCCGGGACCGCATCCCGGGCTCGGGCGCGACCTCCACCGCGGGCGTTTCGGTGGAGGTCGGCGAGAAGCAGGCCGCGATCGACCTCGACGTCGTCGTCGAATACGGCGCTCGGATCGCGGAGGTCGCCCGCGACGTCCGGCGCAATGTCATCACCGCGGTCGAGCAGATCACCGCGCTCGAGGTGATCGAGGTCAACATCTCGGTCAACGACATCCACCTGCCCGGCGAGGAGGACGAACCCGAGTCGAGCCGGGTCGAGTGA
- a CDS encoding Asp23/Gls24 family envelope stress response protein, with protein MTRAVEAGPSRSDLPEPAERGSLTIAQAVVRKVAQHAADQVPGTMFTERRVAGVSTGTSGASAKVGGSDNDVELSLDLALRYPAPVREVTGQVRAKVVEEVERITSYHVRSVAVTVTALLPDVPPRVR; from the coding sequence GTGACCAGGGCGGTCGAGGCAGGGCCGTCCCGCAGCGATCTTCCGGAACCCGCCGAGCGCGGTTCGCTGACCATCGCCCAGGCCGTGGTCCGCAAGGTCGCGCAGCACGCCGCCGACCAGGTGCCCGGGACGATGTTCACCGAGCGCCGCGTCGCCGGCGTCAGCACCGGGACTTCCGGTGCGTCCGCGAAGGTCGGCGGTTCGGACAACGACGTCGAGCTGTCCCTCGACCTCGCGCTGCGCTATCCGGCACCGGTGCGGGAAGTGACCGGGCAGGTGCGCGCCAAGGTCGTCGAAGAGGTCGAACGCATCACCTCCTATCACGTGCGTTCGGTCGCGGTGACGGTCACCGCGCTGCTGCCGGACGTGCCGCCGAGGGTGCGATGA
- a CDS encoding DUF6286 domain-containing protein: MRVLVRLLSTLLGLAVAAGGALLALEVGWAWWQPGKGPLLVPWPRWKTAIAELDWTSTPVRIAAGIAVLAGLVLLLLALGAGDRAVRMTDPADGITVSTSPRALARLVGVAVRAEDNVRGASVTASSRRVRVRATSRLENEEQLRPRLLETVSGVLDDLPLQRRPKVSVVVDSPKDR; encoded by the coding sequence ATGCGCGTCCTCGTCCGTCTTCTGTCGACACTGCTCGGCCTGGCCGTCGCCGCCGGCGGCGCGTTGCTGGCGCTCGAGGTCGGCTGGGCCTGGTGGCAGCCCGGCAAGGGACCGCTGCTCGTGCCGTGGCCGCGGTGGAAGACCGCGATCGCCGAGCTGGACTGGACCAGCACGCCGGTGCGGATCGCCGCCGGGATCGCGGTGCTCGCCGGACTCGTGCTTCTGTTGCTGGCGCTCGGTGCGGGCGACCGCGCGGTGCGGATGACCGACCCTGCCGACGGCATCACGGTGAGCACCTCGCCGCGAGCGCTCGCGCGGTTGGTCGGAGTGGCGGTGCGCGCGGAGGACAACGTGCGCGGCGCGTCCGTGACGGCCAGCTCTCGCAGGGTGCGCGTGCGCGCGACGAGCCGTCTCGAAAACGAGGAACAGCTGCGGCCGCGGCTCTTGGAGACCGTATCCGGGGTGCTGGACGATCTCCCGCTGCAGCGCCGACCGAAGGTGTCTGTGGTCGTCGACTCTCCGAAGGACCGGTGA
- a CDS encoding alkaline shock response membrane anchor protein AmaP yields MSASAARRAQGRSYGAERTLTSLVGVLGLLAGAGALVVGMGWLGQFRGHRPVLDPIAVGWLGDHVLYARIGAVVLGVLLLVFGLWWFFRSLRPERRPDLKLDETIGSELTVTSGALAGAVQTDVESIDGVTRARVRSVGTVAEPALRITLWLAEGTEVRRVWEDLDSYVLTRARESLGVETLPTAVRLELDTAGSARVR; encoded by the coding sequence ATGAGTGCTTCCGCGGCGCGTCGCGCGCAAGGTCGTTCGTACGGTGCCGAGCGCACGCTGACCTCCCTGGTCGGCGTGCTCGGACTGCTGGCTGGCGCCGGTGCGCTGGTGGTCGGCATGGGGTGGCTCGGGCAGTTCCGCGGGCACCGGCCGGTGCTCGATCCGATCGCGGTCGGCTGGCTCGGCGACCATGTGCTGTACGCGCGGATCGGCGCGGTTGTGCTCGGGGTACTGCTGCTGGTGTTCGGGCTGTGGTGGTTTTTTCGTTCGCTGCGCCCGGAACGCCGTCCGGACCTGAAGCTCGACGAGACGATCGGCTCGGAGCTGACCGTCACCTCCGGGGCGCTGGCCGGGGCCGTCCAAACGGATGTGGAGAGCATTGACGGGGTTACCCGGGCGCGCGTCCGGTCGGTGGGCACGGTGGCCGAACCGGCCTTGCGGATCACGCTCTGGCTGGCCGAGGGCACGGAAGTCCGGCGGGTGTGGGAAGACCTCGACTCGTACGTGCTGACCCGGGCCAGGGAATCGCTCGGCGTCGAGACGCTGCCGACCGCGGTGCGGCTCGAACTCGACACGGCCGGCTCGGCACGCGTGCGCTGA
- a CDS encoding ATP-dependent DNA ligase, whose protein sequence is MALPVQAPIKPMLAKPAKAIPDSGGLLFEPKWDGFRCLVFRDGDEITLQSRAEKPLNRYFPEVLAALRDSLPERVVLDGELVVARDGKLDFDALTERIHPADSRVQLLAEQSPAQFVAFDVLALGDESFVDEPFSTRRERLESLPGIALTPATTDPETARHWFELFEGAGLDGVIGKPLGEPYSPGKRVLFKYKHSRTADCVLAGLRWHVDGEPGEAVGSFLLGLYDDNGLLHHVGVVGSFPVARRRELAQELAPLITDGEGHPWLGDAVREGQRIPGGITRWRSKEQPWVPLRLERVVEVSYEHTEGGYPSRFRHTAQFARWRPDREPSSCGYSQLDEPARYDLSAVFRGEVVRTR, encoded by the coding sequence ATGGCCCTCCCCGTGCAGGCACCGATCAAGCCCATGCTGGCGAAGCCGGCGAAAGCGATCCCCGATTCCGGCGGCCTGCTTTTCGAGCCGAAGTGGGACGGGTTCCGCTGCCTGGTTTTCCGCGACGGCGACGAGATCACCCTTCAGTCGCGCGCGGAGAAGCCGCTGAACCGGTACTTCCCGGAGGTGCTCGCCGCGCTGCGGGACTCCTTGCCGGAGCGGGTCGTGCTCGACGGCGAACTCGTGGTGGCCCGCGACGGCAAACTCGATTTCGACGCGCTGACCGAGCGCATCCACCCGGCGGACAGCCGCGTGCAGTTGCTCGCCGAGCAGTCGCCCGCGCAGTTCGTGGCTTTCGATGTGCTCGCGCTGGGCGACGAGTCGTTTGTGGACGAGCCGTTCTCGACGCGCCGCGAACGGCTCGAGTCGCTGCCGGGCATCGCGCTGACGCCCGCGACGACGGATCCGGAGACCGCGCGGCACTGGTTCGAGCTGTTCGAGGGAGCCGGGCTGGACGGCGTGATCGGCAAGCCGCTGGGCGAGCCGTACTCGCCGGGCAAGCGGGTTTTGTTCAAGTACAAGCATTCCCGCACCGCGGACTGCGTGCTGGCGGGTCTGCGCTGGCACGTGGACGGCGAACCGGGCGAGGCGGTCGGCTCGTTCCTGCTGGGCCTGTACGACGACAACGGGCTGCTGCACCACGTCGGCGTGGTCGGTTCGTTCCCGGTCGCGCGTCGCCGCGAGCTGGCGCAGGAGCTGGCCCCGCTGATCACTGACGGCGAAGGACATCCGTGGCTGGGCGACGCGGTCCGCGAGGGCCAGCGGATCCCGGGCGGCATCACGCGCTGGCGGTCGAAGGAACAGCCGTGGGTGCCGTTGCGGCTGGAGCGCGTGGTGGAGGTTTCGTACGAGCACACGGAGGGCGGCTATCCGTCGCGCTTCCGGCACACCGCCCAGTTCGCGCGCTGGCGGCCGGACCGGGAGCCGTCGTCGTGCGGCTACTCGCAGCTGGACGAGCCGGCGCGGTACGACCTGTCGGCGGTGTTCCGGGGCGAGGTCGTGCGGACCCGCTGA
- a CDS encoding alpha/beta hydrolase — protein sequence MHRRSPSRSRSRARLTAATLGVLLLAGCTSGPSVRPAVIDNDGRATTAPPPSAAAVPLPPLTEPKKSALRWANCDADTRQRMAAPALPDSLRVSCARLTSPLDAPDDSQHLLARVLVLKAGDGPIPLVVVNDIGGEPGSLFAARLATKLPPEFLKKFSLIGVDRRGTGLSGGVQCVPLEVRSDLLGADPAEGGLGEVLDAARRAGQQCALDLDTAQTALDSWRTAGDLDQLRKQLGLDRLNALGRGDGSKVLSEYAVRYPAQVGRMVLDGIPDPGADRAAVLDAVAAGAQSTFDAFSADCAARNCPMGDAKAALKTVTDRLRTSPVDTDDGVTMSPGVATYAVYQGLADRSNWPALADALNAAKNGDITALAGFANPIVADIRGRTSRIGGTIATRCNDSTTRLPADQLDRAAAAMRAKYPQFGAAVAQELAWCGAWPVRREALPPAGAPGAPPILVAATATDPVTPQIGTTRAADQMPSAVTVTWQGVAHGAVGQSPCVTSAAQSFLIDGKIPDNGTLCPA from the coding sequence GTGCACCGCCGTTCCCCCAGCCGTTCCCGTTCGCGCGCCCGGCTGACGGCGGCGACGCTGGGAGTGCTCCTGCTGGCCGGCTGCACCAGCGGGCCCTCCGTGCGGCCCGCGGTGATCGACAACGACGGGCGCGCCACCACCGCGCCGCCCCCGAGCGCCGCCGCGGTGCCGCTGCCGCCGCTGACCGAGCCCAAGAAGTCCGCTCTGCGGTGGGCCAACTGCGACGCGGACACCCGGCAGCGGATGGCTGCTCCGGCGCTGCCCGATTCGCTGCGCGTCAGCTGCGCGCGCCTTACCTCCCCGCTCGACGCGCCCGACGACTCGCAGCATCTGCTCGCCCGCGTCCTCGTGCTCAAGGCAGGCGACGGCCCGATCCCGCTCGTGGTGGTCAACGACATCGGAGGCGAGCCGGGGTCGCTGTTCGCCGCGCGCCTGGCGACGAAACTGCCGCCGGAATTCCTCAAGAAGTTCTCGTTGATCGGCGTGGACCGGCGCGGCACCGGGCTGTCCGGCGGAGTGCAGTGCGTGCCGCTGGAAGTGCGATCCGACCTGCTGGGCGCGGACCCGGCCGAGGGCGGCCTCGGCGAGGTGCTCGACGCGGCTCGCCGGGCAGGCCAGCAGTGCGCGCTCGATCTCGACACCGCGCAGACCGCGCTGGACAGCTGGCGCACCGCCGGAGACCTCGACCAGCTGCGCAAACAGCTGGGCCTGGACCGGCTGAACGCGCTCGGCCGCGGCGACGGTTCGAAGGTGCTTTCGGAGTACGCGGTGCGCTATCCGGCGCAGGTGGGCCGCATGGTGCTGGACGGCATCCCGGACCCCGGCGCCGACCGAGCGGCCGTGCTCGACGCGGTGGCCGCCGGCGCCCAGTCGACGTTCGATGCCTTCTCCGCCGACTGCGCCGCCCGCAACTGCCCGATGGGCGATGCGAAAGCCGCGCTGAAGACGGTGACCGACCGGCTCCGTACGTCCCCGGTGGACACTGACGACGGCGTGACGATGAGCCCGGGCGTGGCGACCTACGCGGTGTACCAAGGACTCGCCGACCGGTCGAACTGGCCCGCTCTCGCCGACGCGCTGAACGCCGCGAAGAACGGCGACATCACCGCGCTGGCCGGCTTCGCGAATCCGATCGTCGCGGACATCCGCGGACGCACGTCGCGCATCGGCGGCACCATCGCGACCCGGTGCAACGACTCGACCACCCGGCTGCCCGCCGATCAGCTGGACCGCGCAGCTGCGGCGATGCGCGCGAAATACCCGCAATTCGGTGCGGCGGTCGCTCAAGAACTCGCCTGGTGCGGCGCTTGGCCGGTCCGCCGCGAGGCGCTGCCTCCCGCCGGCGCGCCCGGCGCCCCGCCCATCCTCGTGGCCGCCACCGCCACCGACCCGGTGACGCCGCAGATCGGCACCACCCGGGCCGCGGACCAGATGCCCAGCGCCGTGACCGTCACCTGGCAGGGTGTCGCGCACGGCGCGGTCGGCCAGTCTCCCTGCGTCACCTCCGCCGCGCAGTCCTTCCTGATCGACGGCAAGATCCCGGACAACGGCACTCTCTGCCCCGCCTAG
- a CDS encoding TetR/AcrR family transcriptional regulator, producing MSEPSGRRERKKAATRQKIADTALRLFLERGYDEVGIRDIAAEADVAVTTVFSHFASKEALVFEQDSNFEENLRGAVEGREPAEPLIPALRGEIQALVRHCTADSVAPVWRMIDGSPALREYEESMRLRHAESLAAAMAADPGLGRTPTACRAIARFVVDAYSVAREAADPEAAVDEVFRMIEAAWAAASPVVSR from the coding sequence ATGAGTGAGCCGTCCGGGCGGCGCGAGCGCAAGAAGGCTGCGACCCGCCAGAAGATCGCCGACACCGCGCTCCGGCTGTTCCTCGAGCGCGGGTACGACGAGGTGGGCATCCGGGACATCGCAGCCGAAGCTGATGTCGCGGTGACCACGGTCTTCTCGCACTTCGCCTCGAAGGAAGCGCTGGTCTTCGAGCAGGACTCGAACTTCGAGGAAAACCTGCGGGGAGCGGTCGAAGGGCGGGAGCCCGCGGAGCCGCTGATCCCCGCGTTGCGGGGCGAGATCCAGGCGCTGGTGCGGCATTGCACGGCGGACAGCGTCGCGCCGGTCTGGCGGATGATCGACGGATCGCCCGCGCTGCGTGAGTACGAGGAATCGATGCGGCTGCGGCACGCGGAGTCGCTGGCGGCGGCGATGGCGGCCGATCCCGGGCTCGGGCGGACTCCGACGGCGTGTCGCGCGATCGCCCGGTTCGTGGTCGACGCCTATTCGGTGGCTCGCGAGGCGGCCGATCCGGAGGCCGCGGTGGACGAGGTGTTCCGGATGATCGAGGCGGCCTGGGCGGCGGCCAGTCCTGTTGTGTCCCGTTAG
- a CDS encoding DUF2630 family protein, protein MADGILGRIDELIAEEKELRDRAIGVGLSSDDRERLRRAEEELDQCWDLLRQRRARVEFDDDPDEASVRSVGEVEGYRQ, encoded by the coding sequence GTGGCTGACGGGATCTTGGGGCGGATCGACGAGCTGATCGCGGAGGAGAAGGAGCTGCGCGACCGGGCGATCGGCGTCGGGTTGTCCTCGGACGACCGCGAGCGGTTGCGCCGCGCCGAAGAGGAGCTCGACCAGTGCTGGGACCTGCTGCGGCAGCGGCGGGCCCGCGTCGAGTTCGACGACGACCCGGACGAGGCTTCGGTGCGTTCGGTCGGCGAGGTCGAGGGGTACCGGCAGTAG
- the trxA gene encoding thioredoxin, translated as MSTVELTADNFDQTVTDNEFVLIDFWASWCGPCRQFAPVFEKASEKHGDIAFTKVDTEAEQQLAAAFNIRSIPTLAVIRDKTLIYSQPGALPEAALEDLIRQAREVDMDEVRKAAAAQEAEQA; from the coding sequence ATGAGCACAGTGGAACTGACCGCGGACAACTTCGACCAGACCGTGACCGACAACGAGTTCGTGCTGATCGACTTCTGGGCAAGCTGGTGCGGCCCGTGCCGCCAGTTCGCACCGGTGTTCGAGAAGGCGTCGGAAAAGCACGGCGACATCGCCTTCACCAAGGTGGACACCGAAGCCGAGCAGCAGCTCGCCGCGGCGTTCAACATCCGCTCGATCCCGACGCTCGCCGTGATCCGCGACAAGACCCTCATCTACTCCCAGCCCGGTGCCCTTCCGGAAGCCGCGCTGGAGGACCTCATCCGCCAGGCCCGCGAGGTCGACATGGACGAGGTGCGCAAGGCCGCCGCCGCGCAAGAAGCCGAGCAGGCCTGA
- a CDS encoding proline dehydrogenase family protein yields the protein MLRAPLLAAARSQRMRALIEAVPVTRSVVRRFVSGSATADAVRAARELAADGRKITIDHLGEDTTDAAQATATVQAYEELLTALSEQGLAKGADVSVKLSAVGQFLPGDGEGVALENARKICAAADAVGATVTLDMEDHTTTDSTLGILRELRAEYPWVGAVLQAYLHRTEQDCRELSGPGSRVRLCKGAYAEPESVAFQDKSEVDKSYVRCLRVLMAGKGYPMVASHDPRMIAIAGKLAADAGRTAGDHEYQMLYGIRPEEQKRLAGEGETMRVYVPCGDEWYGYFMRRLAERPANLAFFLRGLVTRS from the coding sequence ATGCTGCGTGCCCCGTTGCTCGCTGCCGCTCGTTCGCAGCGGATGCGTGCGCTGATCGAAGCGGTACCGGTCACCCGGTCCGTAGTGCGCCGGTTCGTGTCCGGCTCGGCTACCGCCGACGCCGTGCGCGCGGCACGGGAATTGGCCGCCGACGGCCGGAAGATCACCATCGACCACCTCGGCGAAGACACCACTGACGCCGCGCAGGCCACCGCCACGGTGCAGGCGTACGAGGAGTTGCTGACGGCGCTGTCCGAACAGGGCCTCGCCAAGGGCGCGGACGTCTCGGTGAAGCTGTCCGCGGTCGGGCAGTTCCTGCCGGGCGACGGCGAAGGCGTCGCGCTCGAGAACGCGCGGAAGATCTGCGCGGCGGCAGACGCGGTCGGCGCGACGGTGACGCTCGACATGGAGGACCACACCACCACGGACTCGACGCTCGGCATCCTCCGCGAGCTGCGCGCCGAGTACCCGTGGGTGGGCGCGGTGCTGCAGGCATACCTGCACCGCACCGAGCAGGACTGCCGCGAGCTGTCCGGTCCCGGGTCGCGCGTGCGGCTGTGCAAGGGCGCTTACGCCGAGCCGGAATCGGTGGCGTTCCAGGACAAGTCCGAAGTGGACAAGTCCTACGTGCGCTGCCTGCGCGTCCTGATGGCGGGCAAGGGCTACCCGATGGTGGCCTCGCACGACCCGCGGATGATCGCGATCGCGGGCAAGCTCGCGGCCGACGCCGGGCGCACGGCCGGCGACCACGAGTACCAGATGCTGTACGGCATCCGGCCGGAGGAGCAGAAGCGGCTTGCCGGCGAGGGCGAGACGATGCGCGTGTACGTGCCTTGCGGCGACGAGTGGTACGGCTACTTCATGCGGCGGCTGGCCGAGCGGCCGGCGAACCTCGCGTTCTTCCTGCGCGGGCTCGTCACCCGGTCCTGA
- the pruA gene encoding L-glutamate gamma-semialdehyde dehydrogenase: MDAVTQTPAPKNEPVLMYAPGSAERAELEGALKKLGQAGPVDLTVTVGGEQRAGGGEKIDVVQPHNHGHVLGTIQSATKQDASDAIAAAAKAAPEWRALSYDDRAAILLRAADLLTGPWRATLNAATMLGQSKTATQAEIDSACELADFWRFNVEFGRSILDQQPVSSPGVWNRMEHRPLEGFVYAITPFNFTAIAGNLPTAPALMGNTVLWKPSPTQSFAAHLTMRLLEEAGMPPGVINLLPGDGKAVSEVALTHRDLAGIHFTGSTATFQHLWGTVGANIAGYRSYPRLVGETGGKDFVLAHPSADIDVLRTALVRGAFEYQGQKCSAASRAYVPRSIWEQLKDGLASETAALSYGDVTDLSHFGGAVIDRRAFDKHASLFERVKNDSEVEILVGGTADDSVGYFVQPTVLVSTNPKHEIFSTEYFGPILSVYVYEDAEFDSVLKLVDETASYALTGAVIANDRTAVAKASQALRFAAGNFYVNDKPTGAVVGQQPFGGARASGTNDKAGSVFNLLRWTSPRSIKETFVPPTSVRYPHQG, from the coding sequence GTGGACGCCGTGACCCAGACCCCCGCCCCGAAGAACGAGCCGGTGCTGATGTACGCGCCGGGCAGCGCCGAGCGCGCCGAGCTGGAGGGTGCGCTGAAGAAACTGGGTCAGGCCGGTCCCGTCGACCTGACGGTCACCGTCGGCGGCGAGCAGCGCGCGGGCGGCGGCGAGAAGATTGACGTTGTCCAGCCGCACAACCACGGCCACGTTCTCGGCACCATCCAGAGCGCCACGAAGCAGGATGCGAGCGACGCGATCGCCGCTGCCGCGAAGGCCGCTCCGGAGTGGCGTGCGCTGTCCTACGACGACCGCGCGGCCATCCTGCTGCGCGCCGCCGACCTGCTGACCGGCCCGTGGCGCGCGACGCTGAACGCGGCCACCATGCTCGGCCAGTCGAAGACCGCGACGCAGGCCGAGATCGACTCCGCGTGCGAGCTCGCCGACTTCTGGCGCTTCAACGTCGAGTTCGGCCGCAGCATCCTCGACCAGCAGCCGGTCAGCTCGCCAGGCGTGTGGAACCGGATGGAGCACCGTCCGCTCGAGGGCTTCGTGTACGCGATCACGCCCTTCAACTTCACCGCCATCGCCGGCAACCTGCCCACCGCGCCCGCGCTGATGGGCAACACCGTGCTGTGGAAGCCGTCGCCGACGCAGAGCTTCGCCGCGCACCTGACCATGCGGCTGCTCGAAGAGGCCGGTATGCCGCCGGGCGTGATCAACCTGCTGCCGGGCGACGGCAAGGCCGTCTCCGAGGTCGCGCTGACGCACCGCGACCTGGCGGGCATCCACTTCACCGGCTCCACCGCGACCTTCCAGCACCTGTGGGGCACTGTCGGCGCGAACATCGCCGGTTACCGCAGCTACCCGCGTCTCGTCGGCGAGACCGGCGGCAAGGACTTCGTGCTCGCGCACCCGTCGGCCGACATTGACGTGCTTCGCACCGCGCTTGTCCGCGGCGCCTTCGAGTACCAGGGCCAGAAGTGCTCCGCCGCTTCGCGTGCGTACGTGCCGCGCAGCATCTGGGAGCAGCTGAAGGACGGCCTTGCTTCCGAGACCGCCGCGCTCAGCTACGGCGACGTGACCGACCTGTCGCACTTCGGCGGTGCCGTGATCGACCGTCGCGCCTTCGACAAGCACGCCTCGCTCTTCGAGCGCGTTAAGAACGACAGCGAGGTCGAGATCCTCGTCGGCGGCACTGCGGACGACAGCGTCGGCTACTTCGTGCAGCCGACCGTCCTCGTGTCGACGAACCCGAAGCACGAGATCTTCAGCACCGAGTACTTCGGCCCGATCCTGTCGGTCTACGTGTACGAAGACGCTGAGTTCGACTCCGTGCTGAAGCTGGTTGACGAGACCGCTTCGTACGCCCTGACCGGTGCCGTGATCGCGAACGACCGCACAGCTGTCGCGAAGGCGTCTCAGGCGCTGCGGTTCGCCGCGGGCAACTTCTACGTCAACGACAAGCCGACCGGTGCCGTCGTCGGCCAGCAGCCGTTCGGCGGGGCGCGCGCCTCCGGCACGAACGACAAGGCCGGTTCGGTCTTCAACCTGCTCCGCTGGACGAGCCCCCGCTCGATCAAGGAGACGTTCGTGCCGCCGACCTCCGTGCGCTACCCGCACCAGGGCTGA
- a CDS encoding PucR family transcriptional regulator yields the protein MTTAEPFAGTSLRHVLATLGEPLVRVLVAPRGLGVPVQDVVILDPEDPPEPHPGDLVLVIGARGRSAAAAIRAAGRAGAAAVAVKGEGGTDVAADAGVALLTVGAEARWEQVEALARGVVDAARAGGEAETGEVLGDLFALAQTVATLTGGLVSIEDTASRVLAYSRAGDEVDELRRLSILGREGPERYLAILREWGVYQRLRAGEGIVRVDERPELGIRRRIAAGIHAGSQPLGTIWVQEGAQPLTEQAEVALLGASRTLAPQLIRARTLPDPQLRLREDLLAGLLEGRVDAESVADDIGADPARPAQVLAFTLSRQESAAASNRLLRRAELVHLIAVHTAAYRRTALVSVLGGRVYALLPDLPEHSDAPVLALAKEIVGAARKHLDAPVRAALGGIVPRLSDAALSRGDADRVLVAMTRGHWPSDVASLADVRADVLLSEVLSYLGDQPRLRDPRLAELRAHDTDHGGILVPAVLAYLNAFGDVRTAARSLNIHPNTVRYRVRRASEVSGIDLTDPAQRLLTELLLRL from the coding sequence ATGACGACCGCTGAGCCCTTCGCCGGCACCTCGCTGCGGCACGTGCTCGCGACCCTCGGCGAACCACTCGTGCGGGTCCTCGTCGCGCCGCGCGGACTGGGCGTTCCGGTGCAGGACGTGGTGATCCTCGACCCCGAAGACCCGCCCGAACCCCACCCCGGCGATCTGGTCCTGGTGATCGGCGCGCGGGGCCGGTCGGCGGCCGCGGCGATCCGAGCGGCCGGACGCGCGGGGGCGGCCGCGGTGGCGGTAAAGGGCGAAGGCGGCACGGACGTCGCGGCCGACGCTGGCGTCGCGCTGCTGACCGTCGGCGCGGAAGCCCGGTGGGAGCAGGTCGAGGCCCTGGCGCGGGGCGTGGTCGACGCGGCGCGCGCGGGCGGCGAAGCGGAAACCGGCGAGGTGCTCGGCGACCTGTTCGCGCTGGCCCAGACGGTCGCGACGCTCACCGGCGGCCTGGTCAGCATCGAGGACACCGCGAGCCGCGTGCTGGCGTATTCAAGAGCTGGCGACGAGGTCGACGAGCTGCGGCGGTTGTCGATCTTGGGCCGCGAAGGGCCGGAGCGATACCTCGCGATCCTCCGCGAATGGGGCGTCTACCAGCGATTGCGGGCCGGCGAAGGAATCGTGCGCGTGGACGAGCGCCCGGAACTGGGAATTCGCCGCCGCATCGCCGCCGGGATCCACGCGGGGTCGCAGCCGCTCGGCACGATCTGGGTGCAGGAAGGCGCGCAGCCGCTGACCGAACAAGCCGAGGTCGCCCTGCTCGGCGCGAGCCGAACCCTTGCCCCGCAACTGATCCGCGCGCGAACCCTGCCCGATCCGCAACTGCGGCTGCGCGAGGATTTGCTGGCCGGACTGCTGGAAGGACGCGTCGACGCCGAATCCGTCGCGGACGACATCGGTGCCGATCCAGCTCGCCCAGCGCAGGTGTTGGCGTTCACGCTCTCCCGACAGGAGTCCGCCGCCGCTTCGAACCGGTTGCTGCGCCGAGCCGAACTGGTGCACCTGATCGCGGTACACACTGCGGCCTATCGGAGGACTGCGCTCGTAAGCGTCCTCGGCGGCCGGGTGTACGCGTTGCTCCCGGATCTGCCGGAACACTCGGATGCCCCCGTGCTGGCGTTGGCGAAGGAAATCGTTGGTGCGGCACGGAAACACCTCGACGCACCCGTCCGCGCCGCGCTCGGCGGAATTGTGCCGAGGCTGTCCGACGCAGCGTTGTCGCGTGGCGACGCCGACCGGGTGCTGGTGGCGATGACCCGCGGGCATTGGCCGTCCGATGTCGCGTCGCTGGCCGACGTCCGGGCCGATGTGTTGTTGTCAGAAGTGTTGTCCTACTTGGGAGATCAACCTCGCCTGCGCGATCCCCGGCTCGCTGAACTGCGCGCCCACGACACCGACCACGGCGGCATTCTGGTGCCCGCGGTGCTGGCGTACCTGAACGCTTTCGGTGACGTCCGCACAGCCGCACGCTCGCTGAACATCCACCCGAACACCGTGCGCTACCGGGTGCGCCGGGCGTCAGAGGTGTCCGGGATCGACCTGACTGATCCAGCGCAACGGCTGCTCACCGAACTGTTGCTGCGACTGTAA